One genomic segment of Pedobacter endophyticus includes these proteins:
- a CDS encoding DUF4468 domain-containing protein, whose amino-acid sequence MKYILLIILSAFSMQLFAQQKQFAKGDNGKFIYYKVVDSQAVNKATLQKRALHFVNDFYKKQMKLVGQTDSSVFASGKLIIDKTVLVIGHPSGEVKYNFMLQTRDGKYRYWLTDFEFIPYKRDRYGNFTASTTVSTPLETAKGKLNAGEWKAIQASAYDKAVTFGESFEKYLATDITVKLQPKSPEVISTKEW is encoded by the coding sequence ATGAAATACATTTTACTTATCATCCTGAGTGCTTTTTCCATGCAACTCTTTGCCCAACAGAAACAGTTTGCGAAAGGTGATAATGGCAAGTTTATTTATTATAAGGTTGTTGATTCGCAAGCCGTAAACAAGGCAACGCTGCAAAAAAGAGCACTCCATTTTGTTAACGATTTTTACAAAAAGCAAATGAAGCTCGTTGGCCAAACCGACAGCTCAGTTTTTGCTTCGGGGAAGTTGATTATTGATAAAACAGTTTTGGTAATTGGCCATCCGAGTGGAGAGGTGAAATACAATTTTATGCTTCAAACGAGGGATGGAAAATACCGGTATTGGCTTACCGATTTTGAGTTTATACCGTACAAACGCGATCGTTACGGAAATTTTACCGCATCAACCACTGTAAGCACGCCGCTGGAAACCGCAAAGGGCAAACTCAATGCCGGCGAGTGGAAGGCCATTCAGGCAAGTGCTTACGATAAGGCGGTTACATTCGGCGAATCATTTGAAAAGTATTTGGCTACAGATATTACTGTAAAGTTGCAGCCTAAAAGTCCGGAGGTTATTTCAACCAAAGAGTGGTAA
- a CDS encoding sodium-translocating pyrophosphatase yields the protein MNFLENNLIYCIPALGLIGIIVMLFKSAWVNKQDAGDKNMQELAGYIADGAMAFLKAEWRVLSIFAIFTAALLAYSGSITEIKGVPMHSSWIISISFIIGAVFSATAGYIGMKSATKANVRTTQAARTSLKQALKVSFTGGTVMGLGVAGLAVLGLGGLFIVFLQLFHVTNANSTEMRTAIEVLTGFSLGAESIALFARVGGGIYTKAADVGADLVGKVEAGIPEDDVRNPATIADNVGDNVGDVAGMGADLFGSYVATILATMVLGQEITVTDRFGGMSPILLPMVICGLGILFSIVGTWFVTIKDEKSNVQNALNLGNWSSIIITAVASFFIVKWMLPETLSLRGYEFSSMNVFYAIIVGLVVGTIMSIVTEYFTAMGKRPVNSIIQQSSTGHATNIIAGLSVGMKSTVIPILVLAGGIMTSYHFAGLYGVAIAAAGMMATTAMQLAIDAFGPIADNAGGIAEMSQLPPEVRERTDNLDAVGNTTAATGKGFAIASAALTSLALFAAFVGIAGITAIDIYKAPVLAGLFVGGMIPFIFSALCIQAVGKAAMDMVQEVRRQFRDIPGIMEYKAKPEYEKCVAISTKASIREMMMPGAIALITPIIVGFTFGPEVLGGLLAGVTVAGVLMGIFQSNAGGAWDNAKKSFEQGVNINGEMFYKKSEPHKASVTGDTVGDPFKDTSGPSMNILIKVMSIVSLVIAPYIAVKAIPGENKQQIRKEIRIEQKMDSLGNIITDTLVNTVDTLSR from the coding sequence ATGAACTTTCTAGAAAACAATTTAATTTACTGTATTCCGGCGCTCGGGCTTATAGGCATTATTGTAATGCTATTTAAAAGTGCCTGGGTAAACAAGCAAGATGCTGGCGATAAGAACATGCAGGAGCTTGCAGGCTATATTGCCGATGGGGCAATGGCATTTTTAAAGGCAGAATGGCGGGTGCTGAGCATTTTCGCCATTTTTACTGCAGCACTGCTGGCCTATTCGGGTAGCATTACCGAAATCAAGGGCGTACCAATGCATTCGAGTTGGATTATTTCGATCTCCTTTATTATTGGTGCTGTGTTTTCGGCCACGGCTGGATACATCGGCATGAAATCGGCTACGAAAGCAAATGTTAGAACCACGCAGGCCGCCAGAACGAGCTTAAAGCAAGCCTTGAAAGTTTCTTTCACTGGGGGTACGGTGATGGGTTTGGGCGTTGCCGGTTTAGCCGTTTTGGGTTTGGGTGGCTTGTTCATCGTTTTTTTGCAGTTGTTCCATGTAACCAATGCCAATAGCACGGAAATGAGAACCGCAATCGAAGTTTTAACCGGATTTTCGCTCGGTGCGGAGTCGATTGCATTATTCGCCCGCGTTGGCGGAGGGATTTATACTAAAGCGGCTGATGTAGGCGCCGATTTGGTGGGAAAAGTGGAAGCCGGAATCCCTGAGGATGACGTTCGTAACCCCGCCACCATTGCCGATAACGTTGGCGACAATGTGGGCGACGTTGCTGGCATGGGTGCCGATTTGTTTGGCTCATATGTAGCCACAATTCTGGCGACAATGGTTTTGGGACAAGAAATTACGGTTACCGATCGCTTTGGCGGCATGTCGCCAATTTTGTTGCCGATGGTAATCTGTGGATTGGGCATCCTCTTTTCTATTGTTGGAACCTGGTTTGTAACCATAAAAGATGAAAAATCTAACGTTCAAAATGCACTGAACCTCGGAAATTGGTCTTCCATTATTATCACGGCTGTTGCGTCATTTTTTATTGTGAAATGGATGTTGCCCGAAACCCTGAGCCTGCGTGGTTACGAATTTTCGAGCATGAATGTGTTTTATGCCATCATTGTTGGCTTGGTTGTCGGTACCATTATGAGCATTGTTACCGAATATTTTACCGCAATGGGAAAACGCCCGGTTAACTCGATCATTCAACAGTCGTCTACAGGGCATGCTACAAATATCATCGCAGGATTGTCTGTCGGCATGAAATCGACCGTTATTCCGATCTTGGTTTTAGCGGGCGGAATTATGACGTCTTATCACTTTGCGGGCCTTTACGGAGTAGCGATCGCCGCAGCCGGGATGATGGCAACCACCGCGATGCAACTTGCTATTGATGCTTTTGGCCCTATTGCAGATAATGCCGGCGGCATTGCCGAAATGAGCCAGTTGCCACCGGAAGTTCGTGAGCGTACTGATAATTTGGATGCTGTTGGTAACACCACAGCTGCAACCGGAAAAGGCTTCGCTATCGCCTCTGCCGCTTTAACATCCTTAGCTTTGTTCGCTGCGTTTGTGGGGATTGCAGGCATTACGGCCATTGATATTTATAAAGCACCCGTTTTGGCCGGTTTATTTGTCGGCGGAATGATTCCTTTCATTTTCTCCGCACTTTGTATTCAGGCGGTAGGCAAGGCAGCGATGGATATGGTACAAGAAGTTCGTCGTCAGTTTCGCGATATTCCGGGTATTATGGAATACAAGGCGAAGCCAGAATACGAAAAGTGTGTGGCCATTTCTACCAAGGCATCCATCCGCGAAATGATGATGCCCGGCGCAATCGCCTTAATTACGCCCATTATTGTTGGCTTTACCTTTGGCCCCGAAGTACTTGGCGGCTTATTGGCTGGTGTAACCGTTGCCGGTGTTTTAATGGGGATTTTTCAAAGCAATGCCGGTGGTGCGTGGGATAATGCAAAAAAATCTTTCGAGCAGGGAGTGAATATTAACGGTGAAATGTTTTACAAGAAATCAGAGCCGCATAAGGCATCGGTTACTGGCGACACTGTTGGCGATCCGTTTAAAGACACTTCGGGCCCATCAATGAACATCTTAATTAAAGTAATGTCTATTGTTTCGTTGGTAATTGCTCCTTATATTGCTGTTAAGGCAATTCCCGGCGAAAACAAACAACAAATCCGCAAGGAAATACGAATTGAGCAGAAGATGGATAGTTTGGGCAATATTATCACCGATACTTTAGTAAATACAGTAGATACGTTAAGTCGTTAG
- a CDS encoding APC family permease, producing MEKQQGNEPLKRKLGLFDAAMLVMGSMIGSGIFIVSADIMRNLGSGYWLIVVWVITGVMTVAAAISYGELSAMFPKAGGQYTYLKEIFGKMMGFLYGWGLFTVIQTGTIAAVAVAFGKFTAYLIPTLNDAAPIFQSGGYKITWIQILAIGVILLLTYINTKGVESGKILQNVFTGSKIVALIGLIILGFLLVKNSFWSENMGFGWNAFSNLKTDSGGNLTKFGWESISGMTIMGGIAAAMVGSVFSSVAWENVTFVSGEIENPKKNVVRSMVLGTSAVMVLYLLVNFIYLNTLGRDGIAFAANDRVAVAASEQIFGSGIGTIVMAVLVMISTFGCVNGIVLAGARVFQTMAKDGMFFKAALQNNKNGVPEKSLWMQGIWASVLCLSGQYGNLLDMISFVIVLFYMITVFGVIYLRFKKPDLERPYKTWLYPVTPVIYLLIGAAFCILLLIYKQQYTWPGLLIVLLGVPVYFLINRKTVPQS from the coding sequence ATGGAGAAACAACAGGGAAATGAACCACTGAAGAGAAAGTTAGGCCTTTTTGATGCTGCAATGCTGGTAATGGGTTCGATGATTGGAAGCGGTATTTTTATTGTGAGTGCCGATATTATGAGGAACCTGGGCTCCGGTTATTGGTTAATTGTGGTTTGGGTAATAACCGGGGTAATGACGGTTGCTGCGGCAATTTCTTATGGAGAGCTTTCTGCCATGTTTCCAAAAGCGGGCGGTCAATACACGTATTTAAAAGAGATTTTTGGTAAAATGATGGGTTTTTTGTACGGTTGGGGTCTGTTCACCGTAATTCAGACTGGTACAATTGCCGCGGTTGCAGTAGCTTTCGGTAAGTTTACTGCTTATCTTATACCAACCTTAAACGATGCAGCACCAATTTTTCAGAGCGGTGGCTACAAAATAACCTGGATCCAGATTTTGGCCATTGGCGTAATTTTGCTGTTAACTTACATTAATACCAAAGGCGTTGAAAGCGGTAAAATTCTCCAAAATGTATTCACCGGGTCCAAAATTGTTGCTTTAATTGGTTTGATCATATTGGGATTCCTTTTGGTTAAAAACAGCTTTTGGTCTGAAAACATGGGGTTTGGTTGGAATGCTTTTAGCAACCTTAAAACCGACTCGGGTGGAAATCTGACGAAATTTGGATGGGAATCTATTTCCGGAATGACTATAATGGGGGGAATTGCAGCGGCAATGGTAGGTTCAGTGTTTTCGAGTGTGGCTTGGGAGAACGTAACCTTTGTTTCTGGTGAAATTGAAAATCCGAAGAAAAACGTTGTTCGTTCGATGGTTTTAGGTACCTCAGCAGTAATGGTTCTTTATTTATTAGTCAATTTCATTTACCTCAATACACTGGGTAGAGACGGTATTGCGTTTGCTGCCAACGATAGGGTAGCCGTGGCGGCCTCCGAGCAGATTTTCGGTAGTGGCATCGGCACGATTGTAATGGCGGTGCTGGTAATGATCTCTACCTTCGGCTGCGTTAACGGCATTGTGCTCGCTGGTGCAAGGGTGTTCCAAACCATGGCGAAAGACGGCATGTTTTTTAAAGCAGCCCTTCAAAACAATAAAAATGGCGTTCCCGAAAAATCGCTTTGGATGCAAGGCATTTGGGCCTCAGTTTTATGCCTGAGTGGTCAATATGGTAATCTTTTAGATATGATCTCTTTTGTAATTGTGCTGTTCTACATGATCACCGTTTTCGGAGTGATTTATTTGAGATTCAAAAAGCCAGATCTAGAAAGACCCTACAAAACATGGTTATATCCAGTTACGCCAGTTATTTACCTGCTAATTGGTGCCGCATTTTGTATTTTGCTGCTTATTTATAAACAACAATACACCTGGCCGGGGCTTTTAATCGTACTATTGGGCGTTCCGGTTTATTTCCTGATTAACAGGAAAACAGTTCCACAATCTTAA
- a CDS encoding TIGR01212 family radical SAM protein (This family includes YhcC from E. coli K-12, an uncharacterized radical SAM protein.) has product MGTQVDLGIKGYKNYGTHLREKYNGQRVFKVIVDGGFTCPNRDGSKGYGGCTYCNVDSFTPEPSRKMPTIKAQLEEGIKRAVNGYRADKFIVYFQPNTNTYAPTHYLKMMYDEALSVNTENIVGFAVGTRPDCIDAEKVALLESYTDRFDVDLEMGMESIYDETLEQINRGCSHGEFVKAVELLENSKLDLCVHTIFGFPWETRAQMHGYIHEINRFPQIKFVKFHHLHVVEGSIMGAKYKKEPFKLFTLEEYTDLLCELIPMLRPDIVIQRLFGISDWDLLIAPNWGLNKSAIQTYIDKEIEKRGVVQGSDYIG; this is encoded by the coding sequence ATGGGAACACAGGTAGATTTAGGAATAAAGGGATATAAAAATTACGGCACACACTTGCGAGAGAAATACAATGGTCAGCGGGTGTTTAAGGTAATTGTTGACGGCGGATTTACCTGTCCAAATCGTGATGGCAGCAAAGGTTACGGTGGCTGTACCTATTGTAACGTCGATTCGTTTACGCCCGAGCCCTCGCGAAAGATGCCCACCATTAAAGCGCAATTGGAGGAAGGAATTAAACGGGCGGTTAATGGCTACAGGGCCGATAAGTTTATCGTTTATTTTCAGCCCAATACCAACACCTATGCGCCTACGCATTATTTAAAAATGATGTATGATGAGGCGCTATCTGTAAATACCGAAAATATTGTGGGCTTTGCCGTTGGAACCCGGCCAGATTGCATTGACGCCGAAAAGGTAGCCTTATTAGAAAGCTATACCGATCGCTTTGATGTGGATTTAGAAATGGGCATGGAATCGATATACGACGAAACACTCGAGCAAATTAACCGGGGCTGCAGCCACGGCGAATTTGTAAAGGCTGTTGAGCTGTTGGAAAATAGTAAGCTCGATCTTTGTGTGCATACCATTTTTGGCTTTCCCTGGGAAACCAGAGCGCAAATGCATGGATATATCCACGAAATTAACCGCTTTCCACAAATCAAGTTTGTAAAATTCCACCATTTGCACGTTGTAGAAGGATCCATTATGGGAGCGAAGTATAAAAAAGAACCCTTCAAATTATTTACTTTAGAAGAATATACTGATCTGCTTTGCGAATTGATTCCGATGCTTCGGCCAGATATCGTTATTCAACGCCTTTTTGGTATTTCGGACTGGGATTTACTAATTGCACCCAATTGGGGCCTGAATAAATCGGCAATACAAACCTACATTGACAAAGAAATAGAAAAAAGGGGAGTAGTTCAGGGTTCTGACTACATCGGCTAA
- a CDS encoding ribonuclease H-like YkuK family protein: MTWKKFSGEVIHAPILEEIENAIIRESEKGYKLKVCIGTDSQVKGSITDFATVIVLLREHHGGFMYIHQEKSTQQVSIKERMLMEVQKSIETAYAVCDLLDLYEVGLEVHADINTNPSFKSNKALNDAMGYILSMGFIFKAKPEAFASSTCADKMVH, from the coding sequence ATGACATGGAAAAAATTCAGTGGTGAGGTAATCCACGCTCCAATCCTCGAAGAGATTGAAAACGCAATTATCAGAGAAAGTGAAAAGGGTTATAAATTGAAGGTATGCATTGGCACCGATTCGCAAGTTAAGGGCAGCATTACCGATTTTGCAACTGTTATCGTTCTCCTTCGCGAACATCACGGTGGTTTCATGTACATCCATCAAGAAAAAAGTACACAGCAGGTAAGTATTAAAGAGCGAATGCTGATGGAAGTTCAGAAATCGATTGAAACAGCGTATGCGGTTTGCGATCTGCTCGATCTTTACGAGGTTGGATTAGAGGTTCATGCCGATATCAATACCAATCCGTCATTTAAATCGAACAAGGCACTGAACGATGCGATGGGTTATATTTTAAGTATGGGCTTTATTTTTAAGGCCAAACCCGAGGCTTTTGCAAGTTCTACCTGTGCCGACAAAATGGTACATTGA
- a CDS encoding spondin domain-containing protein encodes MKYNKNITKWTSIAALSLALVACKKDREFVQERTDNTTISVENVLDSRPLVQSGTFQGTGTPPVTLPGQSTTIQFYAAKGQAITFATMYGLSNDLFFAPENPGIKVYTADGLPIEGDVSALVKLWDNGTRVNQKPGTTVNHPGAAETKNVTVVEGTDAQGNTFLPASKLVKATLKYNGNAQFSLTLENTSGGTSNETPLSPGVWAVSYIDDKGNFLNSTPLFTKDKATANGLTALAESGNNTPLSGYIKGITGIFTPISPILVVVYNGIDNPIYKLGENDRNEGLKALAQKGDASSLAAYLKGKPGIKSVYILAAPTTTALLPMINTQRGGNVSQELAVTKGDRIAIATMYGFSNDWFFASGADGIDPYKKGDASASIALFDNGTAINEFPGSGRTQFKLGGTPLVESKPIAAVPNPNAFTTLPDVKNIIKVTIN; translated from the coding sequence ATGAAATATAACAAAAACATCACAAAATGGACTAGTATAGCAGCGTTGTCTTTAGCGCTGGTAGCCTGTAAAAAAGATCGCGAATTTGTACAAGAAAGAACCGACAATACAACTATTAGTGTCGAGAATGTGTTAGATTCAAGACCATTGGTGCAGTCTGGCACGTTTCAAGGAACCGGAACGCCACCAGTAACTCTCCCTGGTCAATCTACAACAATTCAATTTTATGCTGCAAAAGGGCAAGCGATAACTTTTGCTACAATGTATGGCTTATCTAACGATTTATTTTTTGCACCCGAAAATCCCGGTATAAAAGTTTATACCGCCGATGGTTTGCCAATAGAGGGCGATGTTTCGGCCCTGGTTAAATTATGGGACAATGGCACACGGGTTAATCAAAAACCTGGCACTACGGTAAACCACCCGGGAGCAGCAGAAACCAAAAACGTTACGGTGGTAGAGGGAACGGATGCTCAAGGCAACACATTTTTGCCTGCTTCTAAATTGGTAAAAGCCACATTAAAATATAACGGAAACGCTCAGTTTTCACTTACGCTGGAAAATACGTCTGGAGGTACTTCAAACGAGACTCCCTTGAGCCCGGGCGTTTGGGCAGTATCGTACATTGATGATAAAGGTAATTTTTTAAATTCCACACCATTATTTACAAAGGATAAAGCAACGGCAAATGGATTGACGGCACTTGCAGAAAGCGGCAATAATACACCGCTAAGCGGTTATATTAAAGGTATTACAGGGATATTTACGCCAATTTCGCCAATCCTTGTAGTCGTTTACAACGGAATCGATAATCCAATTTACAAACTTGGTGAGAATGACCGAAATGAGGGATTGAAAGCATTGGCTCAGAAAGGTGATGCGAGTAGCTTAGCTGCATATTTGAAAGGAAAGCCCGGAATTAAATCGGTCTATATTCTTGCCGCCCCAACTACAACTGCGTTGCTTCCAATGATTAATACCCAGCGTGGAGGGAATGTTTCTCAAGAACTTGCTGTTACAAAAGGAGACCGAATAGCTATTGCCACGATGTATGGCTTTTCAAACGACTGGTTTTTTGCGAGCGGTGCAGATGGAATTGATCCATATAAAAAAGGTGATGCGTCTGCCAGTATTGCGCTTTTCGATAATGGTACTGCTATAAATGAATTTCCAGGTTCGGGAAGAACCCAGTTTAAATTAGGAGGAACACCGCTTGTTGAAAGCAAGCCTATCGCTGCCGTTCCCAATCCCAATGCTTTTACCACTTTGCCTGATGTTAAGAACATAATTAAAGTGACGATTAACTAA
- a CDS encoding ammonium transporter, with protein MSKFSIKQFAPFAVLMIVAILALFVPLASDFAGEYNGADVTFIIIAAAFVFLMTPGLAFFYGGMVHRKNVLSTMIKSVVAAGIITVLWTVVGFSLAFGDTIGGFIGNPSTFLFFKGVNSGAPHLQGGADLTIPLSLFAVFQLMFAIITPGLVVGAVAERIRFTSYILFIVLFAVFVYSPLAHWTWHPQGFLLKMGVLDFAGGTVVHISAGMAALAGALVLKRRKSHLEHKEVPPANIPYVLIGTGLLWFGWFGFNAGSALSAGSLAVSAFLTTNTAAGAAGLSWMFFDVARGKKPSVLGFCIGAVVGLVAITPGAGFVSIPSSIFIGAIAAVISNLAVGWKQKTSLDDTLDVFPCHGVGGIVGMLLTGVFATKTVNAAGADGLFYGNPEFFITQLKGALIVIAFSFVVSFIIFKFINLIQPIRVSEEEEEMGLDASQHNEKYTQGTLLVEEKAIYIESHSPLTEAV; from the coding sequence ATGAGTAAATTTTCCATTAAACAGTTTGCACCTTTTGCGGTTCTGATGATCGTCGCAATTCTTGCATTATTCGTTCCCCTTGCGTCAGATTTTGCCGGAGAATATAATGGAGCCGATGTAACCTTTATTATTATTGCTGCGGCATTTGTATTTTTAATGACACCTGGCCTGGCCTTCTTTTATGGCGGTATGGTTCACCGTAAAAACGTGCTTTCAACCATGATCAAAAGTGTGGTAGCAGCGGGTATAATTACGGTGTTGTGGACAGTGGTTGGCTTTAGTTTGGCATTCGGCGATACAATCGGTGGTTTTATCGGCAATCCTTCTACGTTTTTGTTCTTCAAAGGCGTAAACTCTGGTGCACCACATTTACAAGGCGGTGCAGATTTGACCATTCCGCTTTCATTATTTGCCGTATTCCAGCTTATGTTCGCCATCATTACCCCAGGTTTGGTGGTTGGTGCTGTTGCTGAACGTATCAGGTTTACATCTTACATTTTATTTATCGTTTTATTTGCGGTATTTGTTTATTCGCCATTAGCGCACTGGACCTGGCACCCACAAGGTTTCTTGTTAAAAATGGGCGTATTAGATTTTGCGGGTGGTACGGTAGTTCACATTTCTGCAGGTATGGCCGCTTTGGCAGGTGCCTTAGTTTTAAAAAGAAGAAAATCGCACTTAGAGCATAAAGAAGTTCCACCAGCAAATATTCCTTATGTATTAATTGGTACAGGTTTATTATGGTTCGGTTGGTTCGGTTTTAACGCAGGCTCTGCATTAAGCGCAGGTAGCCTGGCTGTTTCAGCGTTTTTAACAACCAATACCGCTGCGGGCGCTGCAGGTTTATCGTGGATGTTTTTCGATGTTGCAAGAGGCAAAAAGCCGTCAGTTTTAGGTTTTTGTATCGGTGCTGTAGTTGGCTTGGTAGCCATTACCCCAGGTGCCGGTTTCGTAAGCATTCCGTCGAGTATTTTTATCGGTGCAATTGCTGCCGTTATTTCAAACCTTGCAGTTGGGTGGAAGCAAAAAACCAGCCTTGATGATACTTTAGACGTATTTCCTTGCCACGGTGTAGGCGGTATAGTTGGGATGTTGTTAACCGGCGTTTTTGCTACTAAAACAGTAAATGCGGCAGGTGCTGATGGCTTATTCTACGGCAATCCGGAATTTTTTATCACCCAGTTAAAAGGCGCACTGATCGTAATTGCATTCAGTTTCGTAGTATCCTTTATTATTTTCAAATTCATCAATCTTATTCAGCCAATCCGCGTATCAGAAGAAGAAGAAGAAATGGGTCTTGATGCTTCTCAACACAACGAGAAATACACCCAGGGAACATTACTGGTAGAAGAAAAAGCAATTTATATCGAAAGCCATAGCCCGCTAACCGAGGCAGTTTAA
- a CDS encoding SRPBCC family protein — protein sequence MKTYRLEFTQKLPVDLATAWDFFSSPLNLAEITPETMAFDVTSPNIANTKMYPGLIITYKVSPLMGIKLNWMTEITHVKEKEYFVDEQRFGPFAFWHHEHHFTEIDGGILMHDILHYAIGFGPIGKIANAITVKKKIREIFEFRYKKVEQIFGHK from the coding sequence ATGAAAACATACCGATTAGAATTTACGCAAAAACTACCTGTTGATTTAGCAACCGCCTGGGATTTTTTTTCATCGCCATTAAACCTGGCCGAAATTACGCCGGAAACGATGGCATTTGATGTAACCTCGCCGAATATTGCGAATACAAAAATGTATCCGGGCCTGATCATCACCTATAAAGTATCGCCATTGATGGGCATAAAGCTCAACTGGATGACAGAAATTACGCATGTAAAAGAAAAGGAATATTTTGTAGATGAACAACGCTTCGGACCTTTTGCATTTTGGCACCACGAGCATCATTTTACTGAGATAGATGGCGGGATCTTAATGCACGATATTCTTCATTATGCCATTGGCTTCGGCCCGATCGGAAAAATTGCCAACGCAATTACGGTAAAGAAAAAAATCAGGGAAATTTTTGAATTCAGATACAAAAAGGTTGAGCAAATTTTCGGTCATAAGTAG
- a CDS encoding porin → MKKFLTAIFTMASTTCALAQETPTSPLEISGSVDTYFKYDFAKQPNIGTSFASDHNSVSLGMIDLALKKKTGKASFVGELSFGPRGQTQSLLDASDDGSSFHIQNLYVNYDFTDQFSMTAGYMGTFIGYEVISPVGNFNYSTSYLFTNGPFQNAGIKATYKFSDKVSLMAGLFNDWNVYSATRGVSAIGGQLMVSPVEGWTAYLNVLSGAGAGGYGTIEDLTTSYQITEKFKLGLNAANYDLNDDDGGYAGVALYPQYAFTSAVALGLRGEYFKYKDVAGFEGDKYTSVTLTANIKSGGLTFIPEVRLDHNGAKPFAKENGMAAPNAGQFSLAAVYAF, encoded by the coding sequence ATGAAGAAATTTTTAACCGCTATTTTTACAATGGCAAGCACGACGTGTGCCCTCGCTCAAGAGACACCAACATCACCACTTGAAATATCAGGGTCGGTTGATACTTATTTTAAATACGATTTTGCCAAGCAACCTAATATCGGAACTTCATTTGCATCAGATCATAACTCAGTTTCGTTAGGAATGATTGATTTGGCATTGAAAAAGAAAACGGGTAAAGCCTCATTTGTTGGAGAACTGTCTTTTGGTCCTAGAGGGCAAACACAGTCTCTTTTAGACGCTTCTGATGATGGTTCGTCGTTTCACATTCAAAATTTATACGTAAATTACGATTTTACAGATCAGTTTTCGATGACTGCCGGTTATATGGGTACATTTATCGGTTATGAGGTAATTTCGCCAGTTGGCAATTTCAACTATTCAACTTCGTATCTTTTTACTAACGGACCGTTCCAAAATGCAGGTATTAAAGCAACTTATAAATTCAGCGATAAGGTGAGTTTAATGGCGGGTTTATTTAACGATTGGAATGTGTACTCGGCAACAAGAGGTGTTTCGGCAATAGGTGGGCAGTTAATGGTATCGCCTGTTGAAGGTTGGACCGCTTACCTTAATGTACTTTCGGGGGCTGGTGCAGGTGGTTATGGAACCATCGAAGATTTAACCACTTCGTATCAAATTACCGAAAAATTTAAATTGGGCTTAAATGCGGCCAACTACGATCTAAACGATGATGATGGTGGTTATGCCGGTGTTGCTTTATATCCTCAATATGCTTTTACCAGTGCGGTAGCATTGGGTTTAAGAGGCGAGTACTTTAAATACAAAGATGTTGCTGGTTTTGAAGGAGATAAATATACTTCGGTAACCTTAACTGCAAACATTAAATCGGGTGGTTTAACATTTATTCCAGAGGTAAGATTAGACCATAATGGTGCTAAACCTTTTGCAAAGGAAAATGGAATGGCTGCTCCAAACGCAGGGCAGTTCTCGCTAGCCGCAGTGTACGCTTTTTAA